DNA sequence from the Streptomyces tsukubensis genome:
GCACCGTCGATCAGGAGCGCGCTCGCGTCGAGGTCGAAGTCCGTCCCGGTCGTGGTGCGGACGTCCCAGCCGAGGCCGACGATGACCGCGGTAAGGCCAGGGGCCTCCTTGGTAAGCGAGACATTGCCGCCCTTGGAGAGGCTGACACCCATGGAAATCCCTGCCCAATCCGGCGCGGGCCGCGCCTTTCTTGACGTTTCCTTTGCCCAATATGCCCAACGAGCCGCCCCCGGGTCCGGTTCCCGGATACGACAAAGACTTCTTGTCGGGTTAGTTCCCGGAAGGCCGCCGCAACAGCCACCGCAGTACCCGCAACACCCACCGCAACACCCACCGCAGCGGCCTCCGCAGCAGCAGTGACGGCGGCTGTTGCGAGGACCCGGACCCGTTTCCCGTACCTCCGGCCGCACCACGGTTCACGCACTCCCGGCAGCTGCCCCCGCCTCCGCCGCCCCCTTCTTCTCCCGCCTCCCTCTCGCACGCTCCAGCAGATGCGCCGTGACGAAGCCGACGACCGCGCAGACCGCGATCAGCGGCGTCTGATTCGACGCGTCCGGCCCGAGCAGCAGCGTGGTCAGCAAGGCGCTGGTGACGGGCAGCCGGGTGACCGCCGCCGTCGCGGTCACCATTCCGAGCGCGAGCCCCGAGGTCGTCCCGAGCCCCGGCAGCCCCGAGCAGGCCACCCCCATCGCCGCCCCGAGCAGCACGGCCGGGAAGATCGGCCCGCCGCGCAGGCTGCCGAGCGCGATGCCCCAGGCCAGCCCCTTGCAGACGACGAGCACCAGGAGCGCGGCGACCGGCCAGGCGCCCGGATCGGCGGCGAGCGCCCCGAGCGTGGTCTGCCCGGAGAGTGCCGCCTCGGCCGGGGACCGGCCGGTGATCAGGGCGTACGCGGCGATGAGCACCCCGACGGCGACGGCGCAGGCCACCGTGCGCGGCGCGGTGCGCAGCTCGGTCCACCGGGCGGTGACCGTACCGATCCGGTGGGCGGAGAACACGATCACGGCGATCAGTACGGCGACGGGCACGCCCCACAGGAAGTCCCCGGGGTCCGGGGTGGTGTTCGGCGGTACGGACGGCAGTTCGAGCGCGCCCGTGGAGAAGCCGGTCCATCTGCCGAAGCCGGTGAAGACGAGCGCGCCGACCCCGCTGGCCAGCAGACAGGGCAGCAGCAGGACGAAGAGCTGGGTACCGGCCAGCCCCGCCGCTTCGACGACCATCACGACCGCGACCAGCGGCCCGCCGAAGATCGTGGAGATCGCGGTGGTCGATCCGCTCATCGCCAGCACCAGTCCGGCCTTCGGATGGGCGGAACGTTTCACGGACCCGAGGGCGAGGAGCGCGAGACCGCTGCCGAGCGCCATCAGAGGGGCCTCGGGCCCGAGCACCACGCCCAGCGGCAGCGTCGCGAGCGCCGCGATCACGACGCCCGGCAGCGCCGACGGCCCGAGCGGCGGCCCGCCGAGCCCTTTCACCGGCTGGTGACCGCCGCCGCCGGGGAGACGGGTGACGACCGGCACGAGGATCAGCCCGGCCAGCAGCAGCGCGGGCAGCGGCCACCACCAGGGGGCTTCGGCATAGCCGACGGCTTTCGGCAGATCGGTCCAGACGGCACGCTGGAGTTCGTGCTGAAGGCTGACGAAGAGGAAGGCGAGAAGGGCGATCGGGGCGCCGAGGACCGCCGAGAAGAGCAGCAGGGTCAGATATCCGCGGCTTCGAAGAATGTCCCCCAGGGGCACCGCGCTGGCCGTCCCCGGCCCGCTGGGCGCGGCGCCCTGACTCCCCGGGCCCTCCCCCTCGGAGCCCTGCGACTTGGCGCCCTTCCCCGGTGGCCCTCCGGCGGCGGATCCGGAACCGGAGCCGCCGCTCCCGCCCGGTGCCGCGCTTCCCTCGTCCGTACCCATGCCCCCACTCAAAGCCCCGCCGATGCCGCCTGCGCGGGGACGGGCCCGTACGGGTGAGCTTGTGCCCGTACGGACCAGTGCGACTCGCCCGCACGCCGTACCGCCGGTTCGCTGGCTGCACCGGTACGTACAGCCGGCGCAGGCCCGGTATCCGGTACGGCGGCGGCGGAGAGCGACAGCAACGGCGGCGGAGGCGGCGCATGGCACAGGAACCACCGGACGCCACCGGCCCGCCCGACGACCCCCGCAAGATCCCGGGCGACGGCTCTCGCGAAGTCCCGCCCGGCAGCCCCGGCAAGGTCCCGGGCGCCCACACCCCCGATGAACTGAAGCGACTGCGGGAGCGCGTCGCAGCACTGGAGAGCGCGCAGCAGACCGCCGTACGCCCCGGGCACCACCGGGTCCGCGCCTTCTTCTCCGCCCTGCTGATCGTCGTCGGCTGTGTGCTCGCCCCCCTGAGCGTGGTCGCCGCTTGGGCCGCCCAGGAGGTCGGGAACACGGACCGGTACGTGGCGACCGTCGCCCCGATCGCCGCCAACGGCGATGTGCAGAACGCGGTGGCGAACCGGGTCACCGACGCGGTGATGCAGCACATCGACCTCAACACCCTCCTGGAGGGCGTCGCTCCGGCCGACCGGCCCCGGCTGACGGCCGCACTCGGCAAGCTGGGCGGCGCTCTGGAGAACGCGCTCAAGAGCTTCGTCCACGACAAGGCGAAGCAGGTCGTCGCCTCCGACCGCTTCCAGACCTTCTGGACGGACGCGAACCGGAAAATCCACAGCTCTGTGGACAAAGCGCTGACCGGCAGCGGCGGAGGAGCGGTCAAGCTCACCGACAACGCCGTCCAGATCGACCTGGCGCCCGTGATCGACCAGGTCAAAGAGCGTCTGGTGGCCGACGGACTGACCGCCGCCGGCAAGATCCCCGAGGTCCACACCCAGTTCACGATCGTCAAATCCGATGACATCGGAAAGCTGAAGACCGGGTTCCGGCTGCTGCAGCTGGCCGGGTTCTGGCTGCCGGTCCTGGCGATCCTGCTGGTCGCGGCCGGAGTGCTGCTGGCCCTGCGCCGCCGCAGGGCCCTCGTCGCCGCCGCCCTCGGGGTCGCCTTCGCGACCCTGGTCCTCGGCCTGGGACTGACCGTCTTCCGGGCGGTCTATCTGGATGCCCTGCCGCCGTCGGCCTCCCAGCCGGCCGCCGGAGCCGTGTACGACGCGCTGGTCAGGCTGATGCGTACGACCATCCGCATGGTCGTCGTCCTCGGGATCGTGGTCGCGCTGGCCGCCTGGCTGACCGGACCGGGCCGCCGCGCCGCCCTCGTACGGCAGCTCTGGCACTCCGGCATCCGGTCCGTCCGGTCCACCGCCGACCATTACGGCATGCGTACGGGCCCGGTCGGACCGTGGATCCACCGCTACCGCCGCTGGATCGTCTGGGCGCTGGTCGCGGTCGCGCTCGTCGTCTATCTGGTGTGGAGTTATCCCACGGCATGGGTTGTGGTCGGTATCGCTCTGGCCCTGCTGCTCGCCTTCGCGATCGTCGATTTCCTCGATGAGGACCCGGCCGCGGACATCACCCGAACGGGTGCATCCGAATAGCGGTACGAGAGGTCCGGTCCGACGCTCGAATCCGGACCCCGTATGCGTCGGGCGTACGGGACGACGAAGGAGAGTCCCATGACCCAGGCACCACAGCCGACCGGGACCCCGCCGCACAGGTCCGGGGCCCACGGCACCGGCCCCGGTTCATCGGGCAACAGCTCATGGGCGGTCGGCGGGGTCGTTTTCGCCGGGGTCCTGATGCTGTGCAGCGGTGTCCTCGCGATCCTCCAGGGCATCGCGGCCATCAACAAGGACGTGATCTACGGAACGGTCGGGGACTACGTCTACCGGATCAACCTCACCGGCTGGGGCTGGATCCACCTGATCATCGGCATCCTGCTGGTGATCGCCGGCTACGGGGTGCTCAAGAACATGGAGTGGGCGCGCTGGCTGGGCATCTTCCTGGCCTCCATCAGCCTGATCGCCCAGTTCCTGTTCCTCCCGTATCTGCCGGTCTGGGCCCTGATCGTGATCGCGATCGACGTGTTCATCATCTGGGCACTGGCGGTGTACCGCCCGGAGGACCCGGAAGCTCGGCTGCTCTGATCCTTCCCGCGGTTACGGCGGTGGGTGCCGGCCCCGGCACCCACCGCCGCTCCCTGCCCACCGGACTCACCGAACTCACCAGCCCCTCACCGGGTCAGGGTTGCGCTGAGAACATGCGGATCGGTGAGCGTGTACTGCGCCGAACTGGCGATATGCACCGTCGTACCGTGCCGGGCCAGCGCCGTGGGATTCTGCAGCCCGTCCTCCTCGTCCAGTACGGGAGTGCCCTTGCCGTCGCGGACCAGCAGCACCCTGCTGTCGGTGACCCCGGCGACCAGCAGACCGTCGCCGTCGCCGGTGAACACCAGGTCGTCGATCTCGCCCAACCCCTCGGCCACCGTCTCGGGCCGCCCCGCGACGGGCGCGGACCGCGGCCCCGTCACCGGAAACCGCAGTACGGTGCCGCGGTCGTGGTTGGTCACCCAGACCGCTCCGGCGTGGACCCTGATCCCGTTGGCCCCGGCGAACCCCTCGGAATGCCGGGCGAGCAGCGGATCGGCGCTCCACACCACCGCCGGGCCCCCGGCCGCAGGCGCCCGCCACACCCGTCCGGCGAAGGAGTCGGTGATGTAGAGCTGCCGGGACCGGGTGTCCAGGGCGATCCCGTTCGGCAGACCGCCGGAGGGCAGCGCGACGACCCGGCGCGGAACGCCCCCGTCCGCCGCGATCCGCCAGACACCGGTGAGGTCGTCGGTCCCGGTGGCGTACGTGACGTACAGCGTCCCGTCCTCGGCCCGTACGATTCCGCCCGCGTACGGCTCGCCGACCGCGGGCGTCTCGGCCTGCGGCGGCGGGGCGGGCAGCGTGGCCAGGACGCGCAGTTCGCCGGACGGGGTGATCCGGACGATCTGACGGGTGGGCGCGAAGGTGACGACGACCGAACCGTCCGGTTCGGCGACGATGCCCTCCGGCTGCTGCCCGGAGTCGATGTTCAGCCGCGCGGCCCCCCGGACCGGCGCGGCCACCCCATCCGCCTCTTCGGCCCTTTCCATTCGGGCCTTACCGTCGCCCGACCGCGCGGGTGGCTCACCGGCATCCGCCGAGGGTACGGGGGCGACCCGGGTGGACGCCTGGGGCACCGCCCCGGCCTGGGCGACGTACAGAGCAGTCAGAACGACGAGCGCGGCAGCACCGGTGAACCTGCGCGAGGACGACGGGGACTTGTTCACGTGGGTCTCCAGAGCGGGAGCGCAGCTGCGGCACACTCCCGGGGGAGGAGCGCACCGGACCGGCCAGAGGCGTCACCCTATGAGCTGATCCTGTGCGGAGCGCCCCAACCGGCCGAAGAACTCGCGGTTTTCTGCGCGTACGGTCCTTCCCTCGGCCTGCTTCCCGTACCCCTCGCCGCCAAACCCGGGCGCGCTCCTGTCAGCGCCGGGGCTCTTCGGGCCCGCCGCTCGGCCGGTCGTGGTGGTCGAGCAGCCTGGACAGGAGGCCGGTCAACTGCTGCCGCTCCGCGGGCGACAGCGGTGCCAGCAGCGTGTCCTGGGCTTCGGCCAGCGGCTGCTCCAGCCGCCGGAGCTGCCGCCCGCCGTCGGTGGTCAGCGAAATGATGTTGCGCCGCCGGTCG
Encoded proteins:
- a CDS encoding chloride channel protein yields the protein MGTDEGSAAPGGSGGSGSGSAAGGPPGKGAKSQGSEGEGPGSQGAAPSGPGTASAVPLGDILRSRGYLTLLLFSAVLGAPIALLAFLFVSLQHELQRAVWTDLPKAVGYAEAPWWWPLPALLLAGLILVPVVTRLPGGGGHQPVKGLGGPPLGPSALPGVVIAALATLPLGVVLGPEAPLMALGSGLALLALGSVKRSAHPKAGLVLAMSGSTTAISTIFGGPLVAVVMVVEAAGLAGTQLFVLLLPCLLASGVGALVFTGFGRWTGFSTGALELPSVPPNTTPDPGDFLWGVPVAVLIAVIVFSAHRIGTVTARWTELRTAPRTVACAVAVGVLIAAYALITGRSPAEAALSGQTTLGALAADPGAWPVAALLVLVVCKGLAWGIALGSLRGGPIFPAVLLGAAMGVACSGLPGLGTTSGLALGMVTATAAVTRLPVTSALLTTLLLGPDASNQTPLIAVCAVVGFVTAHLLERARGRREKKGAAEAGAAAGSA
- a CDS encoding DUF7144 family membrane protein gives rise to the protein MTQAPQPTGTPPHRSGAHGTGPGSSGNSSWAVGGVVFAGVLMLCSGVLAILQGIAAINKDVIYGTVGDYVYRINLTGWGWIHLIIGILLVIAGYGVLKNMEWARWLGIFLASISLIAQFLFLPYLPVWALIVIAIDVFIIWALAVYRPEDPEARLL
- a CDS encoding SMP-30/gluconolactonase/LRE family protein is translated as MNKSPSSSRRFTGAAALVVLTALYVAQAGAVPQASTRVAPVPSADAGEPPARSGDGKARMERAEEADGVAAPVRGAARLNIDSGQQPEGIVAEPDGSVVVTFAPTRQIVRITPSGELRVLATLPAPPPQAETPAVGEPYAGGIVRAEDGTLYVTYATGTDDLTGVWRIAADGGVPRRVVALPSGGLPNGIALDTRSRQLYITDSFAGRVWRAPAAGGPAVVWSADPLLARHSEGFAGANGIRVHAGAVWVTNHDRGTVLRFPVTGPRSAPVAGRPETVAEGLGEIDDLVFTGDGDGLLVAGVTDSRVLLVRDGKGTPVLDEEDGLQNPTALARHGTTVHIASSAQYTLTDPHVLSATLTR